The following proteins are encoded in a genomic region of Bacillus sp. FJAT-22090:
- a CDS encoding DUF1672 family protein: MDTENTKSSQKETVAATGGHGIALKTENLVSVQEYTGEGYALRNGEETDKIAEANRDEIEVAVKKFFSEKYKTEVIVHNFVGAVDGVSVFVESVGEPHFHTFAVVPIDLQSKTVKTDSVWSQEGQIENALSGGLFAMAYDEEIANLNNFMNQITKEYPVVGKTKEAVEKTDSGYSTPYYYMSFFTDVFDHLNSMYLENQNVSKEELRNFLDENKFETEAVKITINLFMKEKDVEPDKVTYSQIVSEIESMDGLPRGAYTLLLHDNLINSKYGNGSKDNSIEETTINEIMKE, from the coding sequence ATGGATACTGAGAATACAAAAAGCTCTCAAAAAGAAACAGTAGCCGCAACAGGAGGTCACGGAATTGCTTTAAAGACTGAAAACCTAGTGAGCGTTCAGGAGTATACAGGTGAAGGATATGCATTGAGGAATGGTGAGGAAACGGATAAAATCGCAGAAGCAAATCGTGATGAAATTGAAGTAGCAGTAAAAAAGTTCTTCAGTGAAAAATATAAAACGGAAGTAATTGTCCATAACTTTGTAGGTGCAGTTGATGGTGTTTCAGTATTCGTAGAATCAGTGGGAGAACCACATTTTCATACATTTGCTGTTGTTCCGATAGATCTACAAAGTAAAACAGTAAAAACAGACAGCGTGTGGTCACAGGAAGGCCAAATAGAAAATGCCTTATCAGGCGGATTATTTGCAATGGCTTATGATGAGGAAATAGCCAACTTAAATAATTTTATGAACCAAATAACTAAAGAATACCCTGTTGTTGGTAAAACTAAAGAGGCGGTAGAAAAAACGGATTCTGGTTACTCGACTCCCTATTACTATATGAGTTTTTTTACTGACGTTTTCGACCATCTTAACTCTATGTACTTAGAAAACCAAAATGTAAGTAAAGAAGAGCTCAGAAATTTCCTTGATGAAAATAAATTTGAAACAGAAGCTGTAAAAATTACTATCAATCTATTCATGAAAGAAAAGGATGTGGAACCAGATAAAGTTACCTATTCACAGATAGTATCTGAAATCGAAAGTATGGATGGTTTGCCAAGGGGTGCTTATACTCTTTTATTACACGATAATTTAATTAATAGTAAGTACGGAAATGGTTCAAAAGATAACAGTATAGAGGAAACTACGATTAATGAAATTATGAAGGAATAG
- a CDS encoding DUF1292 domain-containing protein encodes MDEKMGGIEVGEILTVLDEEDREQEIEVIGMLTIEEKEYAAVAFADDAQEETVEEVDVFFFQIIDGEELAEIETDAEFEKVSAAFLEAQEEAEDFDEEDE; translated from the coding sequence ATGGACGAGAAAATGGGTGGCATTGAAGTTGGAGAAATTCTTACAGTTCTAGATGAAGAAGACCGTGAACAAGAAATTGAAGTGATTGGTATGTTGACTATTGAAGAAAAGGAATATGCGGCAGTTGCATTTGCGGATGATGCCCAAGAAGAAACAGTCGAAGAAGTGGATGTGTTCTTTTTCCAAATTATTGATGGTGAGGAGCTAGCGGAAATAGAAACGGACGCTGAATTTGAGAAAGTATCCGCTGCATTTTTAGAAGCACAAGAAGAAGCAGAAGACTTTGATGAAGAAGATGAATAA
- a CDS encoding H-type small acid-soluble spore protein yields the protein MNADRAQEIAFSKSMSNVTFNGERVYIEHVDRDKDLATIHFINDPNKKESVSVTSLVEQ from the coding sequence ATGAATGCTGATCGAGCTCAAGAAATAGCTTTTTCGAAAAGTATGTCTAATGTAACATTTAATGGAGAAAGGGTTTATATTGAACATGTGGACCGAGATAAGGATTTGGCAACCATTCATTTCATTAATGATCCAAATAAAAAGGAAAGTGTTTCAGTTACGAGCTTAGTTGAACAATAA
- a CDS encoding MFS transporter, with amino-acid sequence MNTEYENWKKNIIIFLSSQTISLFGSSLVQYAIMWHITLTTQSGMMMTLFILCGFIPTFILSPFAGVWADRYNRKVLIILSDGLIAIATLIMAIVFLMGYEAIWLLFAMSAIRAVGTGIQGPAVGAILPQIVPEDKLTKVSGTNGSIQAIIMFVSPMVSAALLTMATLEIIFFIDVVTAAIAIVTLLVFLKIKVHAKASEAQTTSYLSDFKAGLTYINNHAFLKKFFLFFALFFVLMAPAAFLTPLQVTRSFGDDVWRLTAIEIAFSVGMMAGGGIIASWGGFANKVHTMTLASIIMGICTIALGIMPIFWAYLLFMAIFGVSMPVFNTPTTVLIQERVEGDYLGRIFGVFGMIATSMMPIGMLIFGPMADIVRVEWILLGTGVLMLLLSLLLGRDKVLLKAGEPVVVPESSDLTS; translated from the coding sequence ATGAATACGGAATATGAAAATTGGAAAAAGAATATTATTATCTTTTTAAGTAGCCAGACGATATCCCTTTTTGGTTCCTCACTGGTTCAATATGCGATTATGTGGCATATAACACTCACTACACAATCAGGAATGATGATGACACTATTTATATTATGTGGATTCATCCCTACATTTATTTTATCGCCTTTTGCTGGAGTGTGGGCAGATCGATACAATCGGAAGGTACTCATTATCTTATCAGATGGACTGATTGCTATAGCAACTCTCATAATGGCAATTGTCTTCTTAATGGGATATGAGGCTATTTGGCTATTGTTTGCCATGTCAGCTATTAGAGCGGTAGGAACAGGTATTCAAGGTCCAGCAGTAGGGGCTATTTTGCCGCAAATTGTTCCAGAGGATAAGCTGACGAAAGTAAGCGGAACTAACGGAAGTATACAGGCTATTATAATGTTCGTGTCTCCTATGGTGAGTGCGGCATTGCTTACGATGGCTACATTAGAAATCATTTTCTTTATAGATGTGGTAACTGCAGCTATAGCGATTGTAACTTTACTCGTGTTCTTAAAAATTAAGGTACATGCAAAGGCATCCGAAGCACAAACGACAAGCTATCTTAGTGATTTTAAAGCAGGTTTAACATATATTAACAACCATGCTTTTTTGAAAAAGTTCTTTTTGTTTTTCGCGTTGTTTTTTGTTTTGATGGCGCCAGCCGCATTTTTAACTCCTTTACAAGTGACTCGAAGCTTTGGTGATGATGTATGGAGATTAACTGCAATCGAAATTGCCTTTTCGGTTGGAATGATGGCAGGCGGAGGTATTATTGCTTCTTGGGGAGGTTTTGCAAACAAGGTGCATACGATGACACTTGCCAGTATTATAATGGGAATTTGTACGATTGCGCTTGGGATTATGCCAATATTTTGGGCATATTTACTCTTCATGGCGATATTCGGGGTCTCAATGCCAGTTTTCAATACACCTACGACTGTACTAATTCAAGAACGAGTTGAGGGTGATTACTTGGGTAGAATATTTGGTGTTTTTGGGATGATTGCTACTTCAATGATGCCAATAGGGATGCTCATATTCGGACCAATGGCAGATATTGTGAGAGTTGAATGGATTCTATTGGGTACGGGAGTGCTAATGTTACTACTTAGCCTATTGTTAGGAAGAGACAAAGTATTATTAAAAGCAGGTGAGCCTGTAGTTGTTCCAGAGTCTTCTGATCTAACTTCATAA
- a CDS encoding TM2 domain-containing protein — translation MSENTNSEKNFVAALLLCFFLGSLGVHRFYAGKVGTGILMLLTLGGLGIWTIIDFIIIAIGKFTDSKGKLIKA, via the coding sequence ATGTCAGAAAACACGAATTCAGAAAAGAATTTTGTAGCAGCTTTACTACTTTGTTTCTTTTTAGGTTCATTAGGTGTTCATAGGTTTTATGCTGGTAAAGTAGGAACAGGAATTTTAATGTTGCTTACACTAGGTGGACTAGGAATTTGGACAATAATTGATTTTATTATAATTGCTATTGGGAAATTTACAGATAGTAAAGGGAAATTAATTAAAGCCTAA
- a CDS encoding DUF3915 family protein, which translates to MCSECRRLRESENERDRDRDRDRDRDRNRDRDRNRCEGCVCDQLRRLRMQTEVDVFLKGGRRLNNVFFINFDRDTCCAIFTDNGSTIIVDCQDIQAIRIERN; encoded by the coding sequence ATGTGTTCTGAATGTAGAAGATTAAGAGAATCTGAAAATGAAAGAGATCGTGATCGTGATAGAGATCGTGACAGAGATCGCAACAGAGATCGTGATAGAAATCGCTGCGAAGGTTGTGTTTGTGACCAATTAAGACGATTAAGAATGCAGACTGAGGTTGATGTTTTCTTAAAAGGTGGTCGAAGATTAAATAATGTTTTTTTTATTAACTTTGATCGGGATACTTGCTGTGCAATCTTTACTGATAATGGTTCAACAATTATCGTAGACTGCCAAGACATTCAAGCGATTCGAATAGAAAGAAACTAA
- a CDS encoding GNAT family N-acetyltransferase, translating to MSLNITKEFNKKDKQYIHDELYKFNLKHFPEDLAGRYEEINLFIKDENSIVRGGILAEACWNWLEIQTFMIDEDIRKSGFGTKLLLELEKIALEKECDFIKVDTLSFQALDFYEKNGYQVYGSLDNVGRDYKHYYLKKDLKKF from the coding sequence ATGAGTCTGAATATTACGAAAGAATTTAATAAAAAGGATAAACAATACATTCATGACGAGCTTTATAAGTTTAATTTAAAACATTTTCCAGAAGATTTAGCAGGCAGATACGAAGAAATCAATTTATTTATAAAGGACGAAAACAGCATTGTCCGTGGCGGAATACTTGCTGAAGCGTGTTGGAATTGGTTAGAAATTCAAACTTTTATGATAGATGAAGATATACGAAAGTCGGGTTTTGGAACTAAATTACTTTTAGAACTTGAGAAGATAGCTTTAGAAAAAGAATGTGATTTTATAAAGGTAGATACTTTGAGTTTTCAAGCATTGGATTTCTACGAAAAGAATGGTTATCAAGTTTACGGGAGCTTAGATAATGTAGGCAGAGACTATAAACATTACTATTTAAAAAAAGACTTAAAGAAATTTTAA
- a CDS encoding undecaprenyl-diphosphate phosphatase — MGELDIVLITKMIIIGLVQGFTEPIPVSSSGHVMIVSEILGLGEQGFTFAILTNTASLFSILYIYRQDIVRLAINSIRYLITKNRSYKSDFRFVCFIVIGTIPAGVLGIFLNDYIAENVSMTTIAVMLFITGFALWLIRNIKGVKDERDITMKDAFIVGLGQAIALTPGISRSGATVISAIAIGMKQDTALRFSFMLYIPVSIGGVILGFSDFLNEPNKIDLAIPYLAAFIATLLMTYFAMKWFMGIMKNGKLVYFTYYCFIVGTLLLVFF; from the coding sequence ATGGGAGAACTAGACATTGTATTAATAACCAAAATGATAATAATTGGCTTAGTTCAAGGCTTTACAGAACCAATACCAGTGTCCTCTAGCGGCCACGTGATGATTGTCAGTGAGATTTTGGGGTTAGGTGAGCAAGGATTTACTTTTGCTATATTAACAAATACGGCGTCACTTTTTTCAATACTTTATATTTATAGACAAGATATCGTCAGGCTTGCAATCAATTCAATTCGTTATTTAATAACGAAAAATCGTAGCTATAAGAGTGACTTTCGGTTTGTTTGCTTTATTGTCATTGGTACTATACCAGCGGGTGTTCTTGGGATTTTTTTAAATGACTATATTGCAGAAAATGTAAGTATGACAACAATCGCGGTGATGCTCTTTATTACAGGGTTTGCCTTGTGGTTAATTCGCAATATAAAAGGTGTAAAAGACGAGCGGGATATTACGATGAAGGATGCGTTCATTGTTGGATTAGGTCAGGCTATCGCATTGACTCCAGGAATTAGCCGTTCGGGTGCTACGGTAATTTCAGCAATTGCTATTGGAATGAAACAAGATACAGCACTTCGATTTTCATTTATGTTGTATATTCCTGTAAGCATCGGAGGAGTTATTCTAGGTTTTTCTGATTTTTTGAATGAGCCGAATAAAATAGACTTAGCAATCCCTTATTTAGCTGCATTTATTGCAACTCTATTAATGACCTATTTTGCGATGAAGTGGTTTATGGGAATAATGAAAAATGGTAAGTTGGTTTATTTCACCTATTATTGTTTTATCGTTGGAACATTACTTTTAGTTTTCTTTTAA
- a CDS encoding SDR family NAD(P)-dependent oxidoreductase has protein sequence MTFPVLEGKVAIVTGAAMGMGLATAKLFAEAKAKVVVADFNEEKGQAAVSEIEANGGTAYFVKVDISKADQVKSMIDATVEKYGRLDVAVNNAALTPDDKPVAEFDEEYWDKLISVDLKGTALCLKYELQQMIKQGQGGSIVNISSVSGFRPQPNNIAYVAAKHGVVGMTKVAALENGDKNIRVNSVAPGAIDTPMLRGALEQFGYTEEQYAPQLSLLNRFGQAEEIAQASLWLASDQSSYVTGTTIHADAGYTSR, from the coding sequence ATGACGTTTCCAGTACTAGAGGGTAAAGTAGCAATTGTAACAGGTGCAGCAATGGGTATGGGACTTGCTACAGCAAAACTTTTTGCAGAAGCAAAAGCTAAAGTAGTAGTTGCCGACTTTAACGAAGAAAAAGGACAAGCAGCAGTTTCTGAAATTGAAGCTAATGGAGGAACTGCATATTTTGTAAAAGTTGATATATCTAAAGCAGATCAAGTTAAAAGTATGATTGATGCTACCGTAGAAAAATATGGTCGTCTTGATGTAGCTGTTAATAATGCAGCTTTAACACCAGATGATAAACCAGTTGCAGAGTTTGATGAAGAATATTGGGACAAGTTAATCTCTGTTGATCTTAAAGGAACAGCACTATGTTTGAAATATGAACTTCAACAAATGATTAAACAAGGTCAGGGTGGATCTATTGTTAACATCTCATCTGTTAGTGGATTCCGACCTCAGCCAAACAATATTGCTTATGTTGCCGCTAAACATGGTGTAGTAGGAATGACAAAGGTTGCCGCATTAGAAAATGGCGACAAAAATATTCGAGTTAATTCTGTAGCTCCTGGTGCGATCGATACACCAATGCTACGTGGTGCTTTAGAACAGTTTGGCTATACTGAAGAACAATACGCACCTCAACTTAGTCTTTTAAACCGATTTGGACAAGCAGAAGAAATTGCTCAAGCTAGTCTTTGGTTAGCATCAGATCAGTCATCTTATGTGACTGGAACAACTATACATGCGGATGCTGGTTACACTAGTCGTTAA
- a CDS encoding SDR family oxidoreductase, giving the protein MGRATAKLYAKEGAKVVLAEFNEDSMNETLQEIKAAGGIAVVIKTDVSKEEEVNAMIQKALDEYGKLDILANIAGIFDNMASVENTSNELFERVMGVNLNGQFYACRSAIKVFKEQESGGTIVNVASIAGYLGARGGAVYTMSKHAVIGLTKNIAAFYGRENGKIRANVIAPGSIATGMTANITKLDPLGAETFADLGPFNGGEAEDIAATALFLGSDESKFINGEVVTVDGAWTAR; this is encoded by the coding sequence ATGGGACGTGCGACTGCAAAATTATACGCAAAAGAAGGCGCTAAAGTTGTTTTAGCTGAGTTTAACGAAGATTCAATGAATGAGACGCTACAAGAAATTAAAGCAGCTGGGGGTATAGCTGTTGTAATTAAAACAGATGTATCGAAAGAAGAAGAAGTAAATGCAATGATTCAAAAAGCATTAGATGAGTACGGTAAATTAGATATTTTAGCAAATATTGCTGGAATTTTTGATAACATGGCATCAGTTGAAAACACTTCAAACGAATTATTTGAACGTGTAATGGGTGTTAACTTAAACGGTCAATTTTATGCATGCCGTTCTGCAATCAAAGTATTTAAAGAACAAGAATCTGGCGGAACAATCGTAAATGTTGCATCAATTGCTGGTTACTTAGGTGCTCGTGGTGGTGCAGTTTACACAATGTCTAAACACGCTGTAATCGGTCTTACAAAAAATATAGCAGCATTTTATGGTCGAGAAAACGGTAAGATTCGTGCAAATGTAATTGCACCAGGTTCAATTGCAACTGGAATGACAGCTAACATAACAAAATTAGATCCACTTGGTGCAGAAACATTTGCAGATCTTGGACCATTTAATGGAGGGGAAGCTGAAGATATCGCAGCAACCGCATTATTCCTAGGTTCAGATGAATCTAAATTCATCAATGGTGAAGTCGTTACAGTTGATGGCGCTTGGACAGCGCGCTAA
- a CDS encoding TetR/AcrR family transcriptional regulator — protein sequence MPINYPDKRVKRTKENFKAVLLSLMEEKCFHNITITEIVKAADYNRGTFYAHYEKKEDLLDEIIEEMFEKMTEAYRKPYLNLSVVDFNEIPSNSFVLFDHFLENKKFYKLMFSPTINYNFHEKMRKRLDQLFREEFEFSFTEIDPNIDINLFSTYRIHGIIGLILEWIDNDFIQSSSYMGDQLIHILRFYTPKIYIKDKK from the coding sequence ATGCCAATTAATTATCCTGATAAACGTGTAAAAAGAACAAAAGAGAATTTTAAAGCAGTCTTATTATCATTGATGGAAGAAAAATGCTTTCATAACATTACGATTACAGAAATCGTAAAAGCTGCGGATTACAATCGAGGAACTTTTTATGCCCACTATGAAAAAAAAGAAGATTTATTGGATGAGATAATTGAAGAGATGTTTGAAAAAATGACCGAAGCTTATAGGAAACCATATCTCAATTTATCAGTTGTAGATTTCAATGAAATCCCTTCTAATTCATTTGTCTTATTTGATCATTTCTTAGAAAATAAAAAATTTTATAAGCTGATGTTTAGTCCAACTATAAATTATAATTTTCATGAAAAAATGAGAAAAAGATTAGATCAGTTATTCAGAGAAGAGTTTGAATTTTCGTTTACAGAGATAGATCCTAATATTGACATAAACCTTTTTAGCACGTATCGGATACATGGCATTATTGGATTAATATTAGAATGGATTGACAATGATTTTATCCAATCATCTTCGTATATGGGAGATCAACTCATACATATATTGAGATTTTATACACCGAAAATCTATATAAAAGATAAAAAATAA
- a CDS encoding DNA alkylation repair protein: protein MNLQMVMQELEALGKERTKKIYKSNGAIEPLFGVATGAMKPIAKKIKVNQPLAEQLYSTGNYDAMYFAGIIADPKAMTEADFERWIDGAYFYMLSDYVVAVTLAEADIAQDVADKWIKSGEELKMSAGWSCYCWLLGNRMDVEFSESKIANMLEIVEKTIHDSPERTKSAMNNFIFTVGISYLPLHEKAVETAKAVGPVEVKRDKKKSSFLLASENIQKEVDKGRIGFKRKYVRC, encoded by the coding sequence ATGAATTTACAAATGGTTATGCAGGAACTTGAGGCCCTCGGCAAAGAGCGGACCAAAAAAATCTACAAATCCAATGGTGCAATCGAGCCTCTTTTTGGTGTTGCTACAGGTGCTATGAAGCCAATCGCTAAGAAAATAAAAGTAAATCAACCTTTAGCTGAACAGCTATACTCTACAGGGAACTACGACGCAATGTACTTTGCAGGTATAATCGCAGACCCAAAGGCAATGACTGAGGCGGATTTTGAGCGTTGGATCGATGGAGCGTATTTTTATATGCTATCCGATTATGTAGTTGCAGTAACATTAGCAGAAGCAGATATTGCACAAGACGTTGCTGATAAATGGATTAAAAGTGGGGAAGAATTGAAAATGTCTGCGGGATGGAGTTGCTACTGTTGGCTTTTGGGTAATCGAATGGACGTTGAATTTTCGGAAAGCAAGATTGCCAATATGCTTGAAATTGTGGAAAAAACGATTCATGATTCTCCAGAACGAACTAAATCCGCTATGAATAATTTCATATTCACAGTGGGGATTTCATATTTGCCGCTCCATGAAAAGGCGGTCGAGACTGCAAAAGCAGTAGGTCCAGTAGAAGTAAAGCGGGACAAGAAAAAAAGCAGTTTCCTACTAGCTTCCGAAAATATTCAAAAGGAAGTTGATAAAGGTAGGATTGGTTTCAAACGAAAATATGTAAGATGTTAA
- a CDS encoding cell wall hydrolase produces the protein MPRVNYKSSDVDLMARMMRAEAEGEGKQGMLYVGNVIVNRVKADCIDFKDVRTVEDVIFQIQGGNYSFEAVQKGNLFYQRARSAEKRLAKQTLDYWRDHPGKYALWYFNPYAPCPPTWYDQPLSGQYKNHCYYEPAPGTCESVYMG, from the coding sequence ATGCCAAGAGTAAATTACAAAAGTTCAGATGTTGACTTAATGGCAAGGATGATGAGAGCAGAAGCCGAAGGTGAAGGCAAACAAGGGATGTTATATGTTGGAAATGTAATCGTTAATCGTGTTAAGGCTGATTGTATAGACTTTAAAGATGTAAGAACAGTCGAAGATGTCATTTTTCAAATTCAAGGAGGAAATTATTCTTTCGAAGCTGTTCAAAAAGGTAATTTATTTTATCAAAGAGCGAGATCTGCTGAAAAAAGACTAGCAAAACAGACTTTGGATTATTGGAGAGATCACCCAGGGAAATATGCACTTTGGTATTTTAATCCATATGCTCCATGTCCTCCAACATGGTACGATCAACCCCTTTCAGGTCAATATAAAAATCATTGTTATTATGAACCAGCACCTGGAACATGTGAAAGTGTTTATATGGGTTAG
- a CDS encoding right-handed parallel beta-helix repeat-containing protein encodes MTNYTPKKKYYIPTNIEDKLSKDFLQGITRNFEMLDEIEGGTAKTIKADTTGQTRIQDFIQAAFNHANDGDTLILPPGRYWLEKNTKLDDFPNNDQPCLLLRGKKRVHLIGYGAVLFTRTHAQGILELQLCEDCIIEGIKFEGYGDFPEIDPVTGYGEKGTTAGGYPTSGFWNYRKNNSFDTSARARNDGKPFGLFGGGFIGNVGSGVLVHRACKNIIFRACESSGFNYSGFAVGHLGDYLPTDLQYEDNADITFIECNAHDNYSSNYVFSAVERPRVVNSISDRAGHPQASKYHTYVDPGYGINSLGTLFPKANDLLITGCTLRGNKRKAIDGHAGGGLIATDNFISDSMVGGVFYKWTNVEQYTKDCIVANNKILNCGYAKNPLGAIYIGGVQRQTKVNQETNAIVTNNHVKNCFGTDGVIFIGSFDRLIVDGNIIHGVPDELDIANTIFVPYVIYAGYSIPTQPNFSGNVSNNVIEVDHPRIAGGILVRNLQDGSVQGNTIKTPNPLTLYGLRLWNCMDVGAVGNTIKMGSEGVPLHAETTGAVAHNTLVGGNAVFQPLQGQPIVFSLVANNGNGSIQFKSGQSYVSLVESNPKGLEVKLQNVSPGIHPMVKITQTGENGLIADGHTIDYLYSHQVAHASVIIGIKPTKESDHVPFANMTHGGLEIEIII; translated from the coding sequence ATGACAAATTATACGCCCAAGAAAAAATATTATATTCCAACCAATATCGAGGACAAACTTTCAAAGGATTTCCTGCAGGGGATAACACGTAATTTTGAAATGTTAGATGAAATAGAAGGTGGAACGGCTAAGACTATAAAGGCGGACACAACTGGACAGACTAGAATACAGGATTTTATACAGGCAGCTTTTAATCATGCAAATGATGGTGATACATTAATTTTGCCACCAGGACGTTACTGGCTAGAGAAGAATACAAAGCTAGATGATTTTCCAAACAATGACCAACCTTGTTTGCTCCTGAGAGGGAAGAAGCGAGTTCATTTGATAGGTTATGGAGCTGTTTTGTTCACTCGAACTCATGCTCAGGGAATCTTAGAGCTTCAGCTTTGTGAGGATTGTATTATTGAAGGTATCAAATTTGAGGGGTATGGTGATTTCCCAGAAATAGATCCCGTAACTGGTTATGGGGAAAAAGGTACCACTGCAGGGGGCTATCCAACATCTGGATTTTGGAATTACCGAAAAAACAATAGCTTCGATACGAGTGCGCGTGCTAGAAATGATGGTAAGCCATTTGGGTTATTTGGCGGAGGATTTATAGGAAATGTAGGAAGCGGAGTTTTAGTGCATCGCGCCTGTAAAAATATTATCTTCAGAGCCTGTGAGAGCAGCGGATTTAATTACTCAGGATTTGCAGTAGGGCATTTAGGGGACTATTTACCAACCGATTTACAATACGAAGATAATGCGGACATTACTTTTATAGAATGTAATGCTCATGATAATTACTCTAGCAATTATGTATTTTCGGCAGTAGAAAGACCACGGGTAGTTAATAGCATAAGCGATCGAGCTGGGCATCCACAGGCCTCCAAATATCATACTTATGTAGACCCTGGCTACGGGATCAATTCACTGGGTACGTTATTTCCAAAAGCCAATGACCTTTTAATTACCGGGTGCACGCTTAGAGGTAACAAACGTAAAGCTATAGATGGCCACGCAGGGGGTGGTTTAATAGCAACAGATAATTTTATATCTGACTCCATGGTTGGAGGGGTCTTTTATAAATGGACCAATGTAGAGCAATATACAAAAGATTGTATTGTAGCTAACAATAAAATCCTTAATTGTGGATATGCTAAAAATCCGTTGGGAGCAATATACATTGGAGGAGTTCAAAGGCAAACCAAGGTCAATCAAGAGACGAATGCAATAGTGACTAATAATCATGTTAAAAATTGCTTTGGTACAGACGGTGTTATTTTTATCGGTTCATTTGATCGATTGATTGTCGACGGAAATATTATTCACGGCGTTCCAGATGAGCTGGACATTGCTAACACGATTTTTGTGCCATATGTGATCTATGCTGGATATTCCATTCCTACTCAACCGAACTTTAGTGGAAATGTGTCCAATAATGTAATAGAAGTAGACCATCCAAGAATAGCAGGAGGAATATTAGTCCGTAATTTACAGGATGGATCGGTTCAAGGCAATACGATTAAAACCCCTAACCCTTTAACTCTATACGGTTTGAGATTATGGAATTGTATGGATGTTGGAGCTGTTGGAAATACGATTAAAATGGGGAGCGAAGGAGTACCACTCCATGCAGAAACAACTGGGGCAGTAGCACATAACACATTAGTAGGTGGTAATGCAGTATTCCAACCTCTTCAGGGTCAACCCATTGTATTCAGCCTAGTAGCAAATAACGGAAATGGAAGCATTCAATTTAAGAGTGGGCAATCCTATGTTTCTTTAGTTGAAAGTAATCCAAAAGGGTTAGAGGTCAAGCTTCAAAATGTCTCTCCTGGTATTCATCCAATGGTAAAAATCACTCAAACAGGAGAAAATGGACTTATAGCAGATGGTCATACAATAGATTATTTATACAGTCATCAAGTAGCGCATGCAAGTGTCATTATAGGTATAAAGCCAACAAAGGAATCGGATCATGTTCCCTTTGCGAATATGACTCACGGTGGTTTGGAAATAGAAATTATTATTTAA
- a CDS encoding DUF4362 domain-containing protein, whose protein sequence is MKKINIIFASFLIAGCQNTENSTIKNLEQNNIPDYTPASEDVIDMHGEIENKERFQEFLNNVGKAKKDSIRVVKYTEEGDPMLHDLEYDGEVIKSTTDTRRDKFGQGSIISTTCTTIEVVETTERTDYILEGCEDTIDNTVLVTWK, encoded by the coding sequence ATGAAAAAGATAAATATTATATTTGCTTCATTCTTAATTGCTGGTTGTCAAAACACAGAAAATTCAACAATTAAAAATCTGGAACAAAATAATATTCCAGATTACACACCTGCATCTGAAGATGTTATAGATATGCATGGCGAAATTGAAAATAAAGAGAGATTTCAGGAGTTCCTGAATAATGTTGGAAAAGCGAAAAAGGATAGTATACGAGTTGTTAAATATACAGAAGAAGGTGACCCAATGCTTCATGATCTTGAATATGATGGTGAAGTTATAAAATCAACAACAGACACACGAAGAGATAAATTTGGTCAAGGAAGTATTATTAGTACTACTTGTACCACAATTGAGGTGGTCGAAACTACTGAAAGAACTGATTACATTCTTGAAGGTTGCGAAGATACTATAGATAATACCGTTTTGGTCACTTGGAAATAG